One part of the Diadema setosum chromosome 6, eeDiaSeto1, whole genome shotgun sequence genome encodes these proteins:
- the LOC140229580 gene encoding uncharacterized protein: MQALKPPGELLTRGNPADNWKSWKQQFSIYKIASGLGNKGKNVQVNTLLHVAGPEALRIYNTFDYAEDEDREDVDLLIKKFDGHFLPQKNITYERHIFHTRIQQPRETFDDFLTDLKQKAATCEFGNLNDSLVKDRIIIGIRDASLRTKLLEKSDLTLQQTIDACRTAEVTNAQTANLNASASTVQEVHAVKKSHRGKNSKPGKKPPQQQQTSRTFSCRKCGNKHGPRSCPAYGKTCSYCKGPNHFATVCRKKQAGVHHLTTSPNTRNPVDEAEETFHDEDDDFMMDHLSDANSSTKKKEWNIHLNMGRRRVKFKVDTGAQCNVLSEDAHNGLDSREKTSLRSSKVTLTSFSGHKIRPVGQCTLLCEYKNYSSNI, encoded by the coding sequence ATGCAAGCACTAAAACCACCAGGGGAATTACTAACAAGAGGAAACCCTGCAGACAACTGGAAATCGTGGAAACAACAATTCAGCATCTACAAGATTGCGAGTGGCTTGGGAAACAAAGGGAAAAATGTGCAAGTCAACACATTATTGCATGTGGCAGGTCCAGAAGCTCTTCGAATCTACAATACTTTCGATTATGCTGAGGATGAGGACCGCGAGGATGTGGATCTCCTGATCAAAAAATTTGACGGACACTTCCTCCCACAAAAGAACATAACGTACGAACGACACATATTTCATACAAGGATACAACAGCCCAGAGAAACATTTGATGATTTCTTGACGGATTTGAAGCAGAAAGCCGCGACGTGTGAGTTTGGGAACTTGAATGATAGTCTCGTTAAAGATAGAATTATCATTGGAATAAGAGATGCATCGCTTCGCACAAAACTCTTGGAAAAGAGTGATTTGACATTGCAACAAACTATCGATGCTTGTCGAACAGCGGAGGTCACCAATGCTCAAACGGCTAATCTCAATGCAAGTGCATCAACAGTGCAAGAGGTGCATGCAGTCAAGAAATCTCATCGAGGCAAGAACTCTAAACCAGGAAAAAAGCCTCCACAACAACAGCAGACATCGAGAACATTTTCATGTCGGAAATGCGGTAACAAACATGGACCCCGCAGCTGCCCGGCATACGGCAAAACGTGCTCATATTGCAAAGGCCCAAATCATTTTGCCACTGTCTGCAGAAAGAAACAAGCTGGCGTCCACCATCTAACTACATCGCCAAATACTAGGAATCCCGTGGATGAGGCGGAGGAGACATTCCATGATGAGGATGACGACTTCATGATGGATCACCTCTCTGATGCTAACAGCTCTACTAAGAAGAAGGAGTGGAACATTCATCTCAACATGGGGAGACGGCGTGTGAAATTCAAAGTCGACACAGGAGCCCAATGCAACGTCCTGTCGGAAGATGCACATAATGGACTGGATAGTCGTGAGAAAACATCCCTCAGATCAAGTAAGGTGACTTTAACGTCTTTCAGTGGTCACAAGATTAGACCAGTAGGGCAATGTACACTCCTCTGTGAATACAAGAACTACTCTTCCAACATCTAG